GGCGCTCTTCAGTCGGTGCTAATGCTTCTGCTTTTTCGATATTTGCAGCGTAATCACTTGCATCACTAAATGCGATTGCATCTTCGCCTGACTCTGCAAGGACATGGAACTCGTGTGATACGCTACCACCAATAGAACCTGTATCTGCAATAACAGGGCGATAATCAAGACCAAGACGCTCAAAAATGTTACAGTATGCTTTGTGCATTACTTGGTAGGTTTTCTCTAAACACTCATCACTTAAGTGGAAAGAGTAAGCATCTTTCATTGTAAATTCACGAGCACGCATTACACCAAAACGAGGGCGAACTTCGTCACGTACTTTTGTTTGTACTTGGTAAAGAGTAAGCGGTAATTGCTTATAAGAGCTGACTTCTTTACGAACAAAATCCGTGATCACTTCTTCATGAGTTGGACCTAGCGCAAATGGACGATTGTGGCGATCAGTAATGCGTAGCAATTCAGGTCCAAACTGTTCCCAACGGCCAGACTCTTCCCAAAGATCAGCAGGTTGGATAATAGGCATTAACATTTCGATAGCGCCGGCTTTATCCATTTCTTCACGTACAATGTTTTCTACTTTTTTAAGTACGCGTAGTCCAGAGGGCAACCATGTATACAAACCCGACGCAACGCGGCGGATCATGCCTGCTCGTAGCATTAATTGATGAGAAACAATTTCTGCATCAGACGGAGTTTCTTTAAGTGTTGCGAGTATATATTGACTGGTACGCATCTCTATTCCAAGTAGTGTTAAAATTATTATCGTTTACTCAAGACGTTTGAGTAATAACAAGCTGCTAAGTTTACCAGTGGAAGCACTGACACTAAAGCGCTATGTGTTAAAAAAAGTGTTAAAAAACTAGCATTTTTCAATGCTGGTCACTGTATTATGATTATCCTGAACATGCCACCTAATATTAAAATCATATAAGGTCATACCGTAGCTTTGCTCTGAGTCACGTTGCTTTTTGTATGCAGGGCGAGGATCTTGCTTTAATACATTGCTTATAAAGGCTTTTAATTCAGGTTGTTCGGTTTGTTTGTCAATAAACGCAAGAGCTTCATCACTAAACTCGACACTCATATCTGTTTCTGGTCGGGTATCGGCAAAACCAGCGGTGGCGTCGGTCATTGCATCTGAATACGGCAGGTAAGGCTTAATGTCCAAAATTGGTGTGCCATCGAGTAAATCAATACCTGATAGTAATAAGCTTAACTGACCATTTTTATACTCGATACCTTCAAGTTTTACAGCACTCATACCAATTGCATTTGGGCGGAAGGTGGCACGTGTTGCAAATACGCCTTTTCGTTCGTTACCGCCAAGGCGAGGGGGTCTAACCATTGCTGAGTAGCCTTTATCAGCGGTTTCATGAAATCTGAATAATAACCAAATATGGCTGAATTCATCGAGACCACGTACAAACTCTTCACGATTAAAATCGCTACTAAATACTAGCTTTGCTTTAGCTTCAGGAACCAAGCGAGGTTGGCGAGGTATAGCAAACTTTTGTTTGTATGGAGATTGAATGTGGCCGACGGCGGTTAATTGGTATTCGCTCATTGTGCAATGTCGTTAAGAAAATCTAACGACATTTTACATGCAAACACAAAAAAAGGCAGTCGAGACTGCCTTTTAAATATTTAGACTGTATAGTCTAAATTAAAACATGTATTGGAATGATACAGACGCTACATCCATATCTGGGTCAATGTCATCTTCTAACTTATAGCGCTCATATTCTAAACGTACTTGCACGTTTGTTGTAAAAGCATACTCAATACCTGCACCATAAAATACATCGCCGCCATCTGTGTCAGCACTAATGCTGCCAAGCTCGCCTAGATCTTGCTCAATTTCAGCGTCCCACTCTAGCCAACCACCTTTAGCATAAACAGAAAAGTTATCAGTAATTGGTGCTGCTAAGCGTGCCGCAAGAGAAACACCGTCAATTTCAGCTTTAGAATCGATATCACTTACTTCATCAAAATTTTGGTATGCAAGTTCAAGGCTAAGATACTTATTAAACTGAGTACCAATATAACCTTTTAGCATTTGCGAGTCGTCATCGAAGTCAGTGTCATTTTCGCTATCTTCAAACTCGAAAGAATATTGGCCATAGCCGATACCGGTATAAATACGCGGAGAATCCATTTCGGTAATATCTGCATGTGCTGCATTGTTAAAACCCAGTAGTGCTAAAGAAAGTGCAGAAATTGAAATTGCTTTAATCATTTAATAGCTCCTTTATAAAATAAATAAACGAATGTTT
The nucleotide sequence above comes from Pseudoalteromonas shioyasakiensis. Encoded proteins:
- a CDS encoding outer membrane beta-barrel protein, which encodes MIKAISISALSLALLGFNNAAHADITEMDSPRIYTGIGYGQYSFEFEDSENDTDFDDDSQMLKGYIGTQFNKYLSLELAYQNFDEVSDIDSKAEIDGVSLAARLAAPITDNFSVYAKGGWLEWDAEIEQDLGELGSISADTDGGDVFYGAGIEYAFTTNVQVRLEYERYKLEDDIDPDMDVASVSFQYMF
- the tsaA gene encoding tRNA (N6-threonylcarbamoyladenosine(37)-N6)-methyltransferase TrmO, producing the protein MSEYQLTAVGHIQSPYKQKFAIPRQPRLVPEAKAKLVFSSDFNREEFVRGLDEFSHIWLLFRFHETADKGYSAMVRPPRLGGNERKGVFATRATFRPNAIGMSAVKLEGIEYKNGQLSLLLSGIDLLDGTPILDIKPYLPYSDAMTDATAGFADTRPETDMSVEFSDEALAFIDKQTEQPELKAFISNVLKQDPRPAYKKQRDSEQSYGMTLYDFNIRWHVQDNHNTVTSIEKC